In one Bufo gargarizans isolate SCDJY-AF-19 chromosome 11, ASM1485885v1, whole genome shotgun sequence genomic region, the following are encoded:
- the LOC122922038 gene encoding NACHT, LRR and PYD domains-containing protein 3-like isoform X3 — translation MKYCSLEDDRRRLARTLLQDIFLRGREAVIGLWVSLYVLRRHHGSPGLDAVLEELRHRGDILVEQILLDEHGHQLSPQLKEFQIRHKKHLHERTEKLVENKPPRCDQREQSFPFSTRYVNLIIVSTDHFRERSKNELIETGVKHEEYLKRKQNELLRISPKKLFRWCHRSEQVPRMVMVSGVPGVGKTTLMQKVVYDWVKGDLYQRFSFVFFFKFREINRLDKVSLDSLILHQYPYLEEQLSNILQEPEKLLFIFDGLDESRHNMDFTSHHLCSNPTQPEPCGHIVVSLVRKSLLDGCSVLMTSRPTRLASIDCSVFQRIVEITGFLPEERQMYFQNFFPDAELAEKAFNYVKQYETLYTFCYLPSYCWIICTVLSRSFQPTSSDQPVSLLPKTVTQLFAIFVANILSNHSLHKSDAQKILQSIGWMAEHGVMNHKLIFEERDLDCFHVDNKSQLLSSFLMESEEPVSYSFLHLTVQEFLSALVHYVDYSPKKLQKSLKDAKSYPDGRGEMFLRFLCGLSDGTTRSMLTGYLDRQAVQASTDVITWLKDFILKEQKLIESNAKKRCLLSTFFYLYESRNKALVLESLQSHGSLDFSLVHMSALDCAVLAFILDTCTNIEALSLYGCSLDNEGLERLAPALHNLQNLSLGGNGLPDTSCIQLASVIRSNPSLKILVLSGNRLSGPHFRDLMEALSSPACRIEELYLGNNGLPDTSCIQLASVMRNNQSLKILDLSNNRLSGPHFSHLMEALSSPAYRVEELRMWDNGLSEEEKEAIRKLEKQKPNMKIIY, via the exons AAATACTGCAGTCTAGAAGATGATAGAAGAAGATTGGCGCGGACTTTACTACAGGATATATTTCTCAGAGGAAGAGAAGCTGTGATAGGACTGTGGGTCAGTCTCTATGTATTACGGAGACATCATGGTTCCCCCGGCCTGGACGCTGTACTGGAGGAACTCCGTCATAGAG GTGACATTCTGGTGGAGCAAATCCTGCTGGATGAACATGGACACCAACTGTCCCCACAACTCAAAG AATTCCAGATCCGGCACAAGAAACATTTACATGAAAGAACTGAGAAACTTGTAGAGAACAAACCTCCAAGATGTGACCAGCGAGAGCAGAGTTTTCCATTCTCTACACGTTATGTCAACCTCATCATTGTCTCCACTGATCACTTCAGAGAACGCTCTAAGAATGAGCTCATAGAGACCGGGGTAAAACATGAGGAATATTTAAAGAGAAAACAAAATGAATTACTACgcatttcccccaaaaaactgttccGCTGGTGCCACCGATCCGAACAAGTGCCACGTATGGTAATGGTGAGCGGAGTGCCCGGTGTAGGGAAGACCACACTGATGCAGAAGGTTGTTTATGACTGGGTGAAGGGGGATCTCTATCAAAGATTctcctttgtctttttcttcaaaTTCCGCGAAATCAACAGACTGGATAAAGTTAGTCTGGACTCTCTAATCCTTCATCAGTACCCATATCTGGAGGAGCAGCTTAGTAACATCCTACAGGAACCAGAAAAACTTCTCTTTATATTTGATGGTTTAGATGAAAGTCGTCATAACATGGATTTCACATCACATCACTTGTGCTCTAATCCTACACAGCCCGAACCTTGTGGTCATATTGTGGTTAGTTTGGTGAGAAAGTCTCTTCTTGATGGTTGTTCTGTCCTAATGACCAGTCGCCCAACCAGACTGGCATCAATTGATTGTAGTGTTTTCCAGAGAATAGTAGAAATCACTGGGTTTTTACCAGAAGAACGACAGATGTACTTTCAAAACTTCTTCCCCGACGCTGAACTGGCAGAAAAGGCTTTTAATTATGTGAAGCAGTATGAGACCCTGTACACGTTCTGTTACCTTCCGTCCTACTGCTGGATCATCTGTACAGTATTATCCAGGAGCTTCCAGCCAACAAGTAGTGATCAGCCGGTGTCATTATTACCCAAAACAGTCACCCAGCTCTTTGCGATATTTGTCGCCAACATCctgtccaatcacagcctgcaCAAAAGTGACGCTCAGAAGATCCTGCAGTCCATCGGATGGATGGCAGAACATGGAGTCATGAATCACAAGCTTATCTTTGAGGAACGAGATCTGGACTGTTTCCATGTGGACAATAAGTCACAGCTATTATCGAGTTTTCTGATGGAATCGGAGGAACCTGTGTCCTATTCCTTCTTACATCTCACTGTTCAGGAATTCCTCTCTGCCTTGGTGCATTATGTGGACTATTCTCCTAAGAAGTTACAGAAATCACTAAAAGATGCCAAATCCTATCCTGATGGACGAGGTGAGATGTTCCTCCGTTTCCTGTGTGGTCTATCAGACGGCACCACCAGGTCAATGCTAACTGGATACCTGGACAGACAAGCAGTTCAGGCTTCCACAGACGTAATCACTTGGCTGAAGGACTTTATTCTAAAAGAACAGAAGCTGATTGAAAGTAATGCCAAAAAGCGATGTCTTCTCAGTACATTTTTCTATCTGTATGAATCCCGGAATAAGGCTCTGGTGCTGGAATCACTACAATCACACGGAAGTCTTGACTTTTCTCTTGTTCACATGTCGGCTCTAGACTGCGCAGTGTTGGCATTTATTCtggacacctgcacaaatatagAAGCACTCAGTCTATATGGATGTTCCTTAGACAATGAAGGATTAGAAAGACTTGCTCCAGCGTTACATAACCTGCAGAATCTAAG TTTGGGTGGTAATGGTCTACCAGACACTTCCTGCATCCAGTTGGCATCTGTAATAAGGAGTAACCCGTCCCTGAAGATACTTGTCCTGTCTGGTAACCGTCTGTCTGGTCCTCACTTCAGAGACTTGATGGAGGCTCTGTCCAGTCCGGCCTGCAGGATAGAGGAATTATA TTTGGGTAATAATGGTCTACCAGACACTTCCTGCATCCAGTTGGCATCTGTAATGAGGAATAACCAGTCCCTGAAGATACTTGACCTGTCTAATAATCGTCTGTCTGGTCCTCACTTCAGTCACTTGATGGAGGCTCTCTCCAGTCCGGCCTACAGGGTAGAGGAATTACG TATGTGGGACAATGGATTatctgaagaggagaaggaggccaTAAGAAAACTGGAAAAGCAGAAACCAAATATGAAGATCATATATTGA
- the LOC122922038 gene encoding NACHT, LRR and PYD domains-containing protein 3-like isoform X2, which produces MSIITPSDDDETRQFYQQLRQCEDHFLRMTYEYFQDDLLHIVEDMSLLPLLSELHSRNLPDTEKYCSLEDDRRRLARTLLQDIFLRGREAVIGLWVSLYVLRRHHGSPGLDAVLEELRHRGDILVEQILLDEHGHQLSPQLKEFQIRHKKHLHERTEKLVENKPPRCDQREQSFPFSTRYVNLIIVSTDHFRERSKNELIETGVKHEEYLKRKQNELLRISPKKLFRWCHRSEQVPRMVMVSGVPGVGKTTLMQKVVYDWVKGDLYQRFSFVFFFKFREINRLDKVSLDSLILHQYPYLEEQLSNILQEPEKLLFIFDGLDESRHNMDFTSHHLCSNPTQPEPCGHIVVSLVRKSLLDGCSVLMTSRPTRLASIDCSVFQRIVEITGFLPEERQMYFQNFFPDAELAEKAFNYVKQYETLYTFCYLPSYCWIICTVLSRSFQPTSSDQPVSLLPKTVTQLFAIFVANILSNHSLHKSDAQKILQSIGWMAEHGVMNHKLIFEERDLDCFHVDNKSQLLSSFLMESEEPVSYSFLHLTVQEFLSALVHYVDYSPKKLQKSLKDAKSYPDGRGEMFLRFLCGLSDGTTRSMLTGYLDRQAVQASTDVITWLKDFILKEQKLIESNAKKRCLLSTFFYLYESRNKALVLESLQSHGSLDFSLVHMSALDCAVLAFILDTCTNIEALSLYGCSLDNEGLERLAPALHNLQNLSLGNNGLPDTSCIQLASVMRNNQSLKILDLSNNRLSGPHFSHLMEALSSPAYRVEELRMWDNGLSEEEKEAIRKLEKQKPNMKIIY; this is translated from the exons AAATACTGCAGTCTAGAAGATGATAGAAGAAGATTGGCGCGGACTTTACTACAGGATATATTTCTCAGAGGAAGAGAAGCTGTGATAGGACTGTGGGTCAGTCTCTATGTATTACGGAGACATCATGGTTCCCCCGGCCTGGACGCTGTACTGGAGGAACTCCGTCATAGAG GTGACATTCTGGTGGAGCAAATCCTGCTGGATGAACATGGACACCAACTGTCCCCACAACTCAAAG AATTCCAGATCCGGCACAAGAAACATTTACATGAAAGAACTGAGAAACTTGTAGAGAACAAACCTCCAAGATGTGACCAGCGAGAGCAGAGTTTTCCATTCTCTACACGTTATGTCAACCTCATCATTGTCTCCACTGATCACTTCAGAGAACGCTCTAAGAATGAGCTCATAGAGACCGGGGTAAAACATGAGGAATATTTAAAGAGAAAACAAAATGAATTACTACgcatttcccccaaaaaactgttccGCTGGTGCCACCGATCCGAACAAGTGCCACGTATGGTAATGGTGAGCGGAGTGCCCGGTGTAGGGAAGACCACACTGATGCAGAAGGTTGTTTATGACTGGGTGAAGGGGGATCTCTATCAAAGATTctcctttgtctttttcttcaaaTTCCGCGAAATCAACAGACTGGATAAAGTTAGTCTGGACTCTCTAATCCTTCATCAGTACCCATATCTGGAGGAGCAGCTTAGTAACATCCTACAGGAACCAGAAAAACTTCTCTTTATATTTGATGGTTTAGATGAAAGTCGTCATAACATGGATTTCACATCACATCACTTGTGCTCTAATCCTACACAGCCCGAACCTTGTGGTCATATTGTGGTTAGTTTGGTGAGAAAGTCTCTTCTTGATGGTTGTTCTGTCCTAATGACCAGTCGCCCAACCAGACTGGCATCAATTGATTGTAGTGTTTTCCAGAGAATAGTAGAAATCACTGGGTTTTTACCAGAAGAACGACAGATGTACTTTCAAAACTTCTTCCCCGACGCTGAACTGGCAGAAAAGGCTTTTAATTATGTGAAGCAGTATGAGACCCTGTACACGTTCTGTTACCTTCCGTCCTACTGCTGGATCATCTGTACAGTATTATCCAGGAGCTTCCAGCCAACAAGTAGTGATCAGCCGGTGTCATTATTACCCAAAACAGTCACCCAGCTCTTTGCGATATTTGTCGCCAACATCctgtccaatcacagcctgcaCAAAAGTGACGCTCAGAAGATCCTGCAGTCCATCGGATGGATGGCAGAACATGGAGTCATGAATCACAAGCTTATCTTTGAGGAACGAGATCTGGACTGTTTCCATGTGGACAATAAGTCACAGCTATTATCGAGTTTTCTGATGGAATCGGAGGAACCTGTGTCCTATTCCTTCTTACATCTCACTGTTCAGGAATTCCTCTCTGCCTTGGTGCATTATGTGGACTATTCTCCTAAGAAGTTACAGAAATCACTAAAAGATGCCAAATCCTATCCTGATGGACGAGGTGAGATGTTCCTCCGTTTCCTGTGTGGTCTATCAGACGGCACCACCAGGTCAATGCTAACTGGATACCTGGACAGACAAGCAGTTCAGGCTTCCACAGACGTAATCACTTGGCTGAAGGACTTTATTCTAAAAGAACAGAAGCTGATTGAAAGTAATGCCAAAAAGCGATGTCTTCTCAGTACATTTTTCTATCTGTATGAATCCCGGAATAAGGCTCTGGTGCTGGAATCACTACAATCACACGGAAGTCTTGACTTTTCTCTTGTTCACATGTCGGCTCTAGACTGCGCAGTGTTGGCATTTATTCtggacacctgcacaaatatagAAGCACTCAGTCTATATGGATGTTCCTTAGACAATGAAGGATTAGAAAGACTTGCTCCAGCGTTACATAACCTGCAGAATCTAAG TTTGGGTAATAATGGTCTACCAGACACTTCCTGCATCCAGTTGGCATCTGTAATGAGGAATAACCAGTCCCTGAAGATACTTGACCTGTCTAATAATCGTCTGTCTGGTCCTCACTTCAGTCACTTGATGGAGGCTCTCTCCAGTCCGGCCTACAGGGTAGAGGAATTACG TATGTGGGACAATGGATTatctgaagaggagaaggaggccaTAAGAAAACTGGAAAAGCAGAAACCAAATATGAAGATCATATATTGA
- the LOC122922038 gene encoding NACHT, LRR and PYD domains-containing protein 3-like isoform X1: MSIITPSDDDETRQFYQQLRQCEDHFLRMTYEYFQDDLLHIVEDMSLLPLLSELHSRNLPDTEKYCSLEDDRRRLARTLLQDIFLRGREAVIGLWVSLYVLRRHHGSPGLDAVLEELRHRGDILVEQILLDEHGHQLSPQLKEFQIRHKKHLHERTEKLVENKPPRCDQREQSFPFSTRYVNLIIVSTDHFRERSKNELIETGVKHEEYLKRKQNELLRISPKKLFRWCHRSEQVPRMVMVSGVPGVGKTTLMQKVVYDWVKGDLYQRFSFVFFFKFREINRLDKVSLDSLILHQYPYLEEQLSNILQEPEKLLFIFDGLDESRHNMDFTSHHLCSNPTQPEPCGHIVVSLVRKSLLDGCSVLMTSRPTRLASIDCSVFQRIVEITGFLPEERQMYFQNFFPDAELAEKAFNYVKQYETLYTFCYLPSYCWIICTVLSRSFQPTSSDQPVSLLPKTVTQLFAIFVANILSNHSLHKSDAQKILQSIGWMAEHGVMNHKLIFEERDLDCFHVDNKSQLLSSFLMESEEPVSYSFLHLTVQEFLSALVHYVDYSPKKLQKSLKDAKSYPDGRGEMFLRFLCGLSDGTTRSMLTGYLDRQAVQASTDVITWLKDFILKEQKLIESNAKKRCLLSTFFYLYESRNKALVLESLQSHGSLDFSLVHMSALDCAVLAFILDTCTNIEALSLYGCSLDNEGLERLAPALHNLQNLSLGGNGLPDTSCIQLASVIRSNPSLKILVLSGNRLSGPHFRDLMEALSSPACRIEELYLGNNGLPDTSCIQLASVMRNNQSLKILDLSNNRLSGPHFSHLMEALSSPAYRVEELRMWDNGLSEEEKEAIRKLEKQKPNMKIIY; this comes from the exons AAATACTGCAGTCTAGAAGATGATAGAAGAAGATTGGCGCGGACTTTACTACAGGATATATTTCTCAGAGGAAGAGAAGCTGTGATAGGACTGTGGGTCAGTCTCTATGTATTACGGAGACATCATGGTTCCCCCGGCCTGGACGCTGTACTGGAGGAACTCCGTCATAGAG GTGACATTCTGGTGGAGCAAATCCTGCTGGATGAACATGGACACCAACTGTCCCCACAACTCAAAG AATTCCAGATCCGGCACAAGAAACATTTACATGAAAGAACTGAGAAACTTGTAGAGAACAAACCTCCAAGATGTGACCAGCGAGAGCAGAGTTTTCCATTCTCTACACGTTATGTCAACCTCATCATTGTCTCCACTGATCACTTCAGAGAACGCTCTAAGAATGAGCTCATAGAGACCGGGGTAAAACATGAGGAATATTTAAAGAGAAAACAAAATGAATTACTACgcatttcccccaaaaaactgttccGCTGGTGCCACCGATCCGAACAAGTGCCACGTATGGTAATGGTGAGCGGAGTGCCCGGTGTAGGGAAGACCACACTGATGCAGAAGGTTGTTTATGACTGGGTGAAGGGGGATCTCTATCAAAGATTctcctttgtctttttcttcaaaTTCCGCGAAATCAACAGACTGGATAAAGTTAGTCTGGACTCTCTAATCCTTCATCAGTACCCATATCTGGAGGAGCAGCTTAGTAACATCCTACAGGAACCAGAAAAACTTCTCTTTATATTTGATGGTTTAGATGAAAGTCGTCATAACATGGATTTCACATCACATCACTTGTGCTCTAATCCTACACAGCCCGAACCTTGTGGTCATATTGTGGTTAGTTTGGTGAGAAAGTCTCTTCTTGATGGTTGTTCTGTCCTAATGACCAGTCGCCCAACCAGACTGGCATCAATTGATTGTAGTGTTTTCCAGAGAATAGTAGAAATCACTGGGTTTTTACCAGAAGAACGACAGATGTACTTTCAAAACTTCTTCCCCGACGCTGAACTGGCAGAAAAGGCTTTTAATTATGTGAAGCAGTATGAGACCCTGTACACGTTCTGTTACCTTCCGTCCTACTGCTGGATCATCTGTACAGTATTATCCAGGAGCTTCCAGCCAACAAGTAGTGATCAGCCGGTGTCATTATTACCCAAAACAGTCACCCAGCTCTTTGCGATATTTGTCGCCAACATCctgtccaatcacagcctgcaCAAAAGTGACGCTCAGAAGATCCTGCAGTCCATCGGATGGATGGCAGAACATGGAGTCATGAATCACAAGCTTATCTTTGAGGAACGAGATCTGGACTGTTTCCATGTGGACAATAAGTCACAGCTATTATCGAGTTTTCTGATGGAATCGGAGGAACCTGTGTCCTATTCCTTCTTACATCTCACTGTTCAGGAATTCCTCTCTGCCTTGGTGCATTATGTGGACTATTCTCCTAAGAAGTTACAGAAATCACTAAAAGATGCCAAATCCTATCCTGATGGACGAGGTGAGATGTTCCTCCGTTTCCTGTGTGGTCTATCAGACGGCACCACCAGGTCAATGCTAACTGGATACCTGGACAGACAAGCAGTTCAGGCTTCCACAGACGTAATCACTTGGCTGAAGGACTTTATTCTAAAAGAACAGAAGCTGATTGAAAGTAATGCCAAAAAGCGATGTCTTCTCAGTACATTTTTCTATCTGTATGAATCCCGGAATAAGGCTCTGGTGCTGGAATCACTACAATCACACGGAAGTCTTGACTTTTCTCTTGTTCACATGTCGGCTCTAGACTGCGCAGTGTTGGCATTTATTCtggacacctgcacaaatatagAAGCACTCAGTCTATATGGATGTTCCTTAGACAATGAAGGATTAGAAAGACTTGCTCCAGCGTTACATAACCTGCAGAATCTAAG TTTGGGTGGTAATGGTCTACCAGACACTTCCTGCATCCAGTTGGCATCTGTAATAAGGAGTAACCCGTCCCTGAAGATACTTGTCCTGTCTGGTAACCGTCTGTCTGGTCCTCACTTCAGAGACTTGATGGAGGCTCTGTCCAGTCCGGCCTGCAGGATAGAGGAATTATA TTTGGGTAATAATGGTCTACCAGACACTTCCTGCATCCAGTTGGCATCTGTAATGAGGAATAACCAGTCCCTGAAGATACTTGACCTGTCTAATAATCGTCTGTCTGGTCCTCACTTCAGTCACTTGATGGAGGCTCTCTCCAGTCCGGCCTACAGGGTAGAGGAATTACG TATGTGGGACAATGGATTatctgaagaggagaaggaggccaTAAGAAAACTGGAAAAGCAGAAACCAAATATGAAGATCATATATTGA